One Mercurialis annua linkage group LG3, ddMerAnnu1.2, whole genome shotgun sequence DNA window includes the following coding sequences:
- the LOC126670996 gene encoding tripeptidyl-peptidase 2 isoform X1: MQSPLQMKNINWANYKTPSFSPQQTLSSSLLLITLHKNHFNKFKYYKSNRRTNHYNKTAMPCSTISTVTGGSVASGGGGGGGDDNGSLRNFKLNESTFLASLMPKREIAADRFIEKHPQFDGRGALIAIFDSGVDPAASGLQVTSDGKPKILDVIDCTGSGDVDVSKIVKADDDGCIPGASGASLVVNSSWENPTGEWHIGYKLVYELFTDTLTSRLKRERKKKWDEKNQEEIAKAVKRLDEFNQKYSNPDDVNLKKLKEDLHNRIDLLKKQADSYDDKGPVIDAVVWHDGELWRAALDTQSLEDDPDCGKLANFIPLTNYRTERKFGVFSKLDACSFVLNVYDEGNVLSIVTDCSPHGTHVAGIASAFHPKEPLLNGVAPGAQVISCKIGDSRLGSMETGTGLTRALIAAVEHKCDLINMSYGEATLLPDYGRFVDLVNEAVNKHGLIFVSSAGNSGPALNTVGAPGGTTSSIIGVGAYVSPAMAVGAHSVVEPPAEGLEYTWSSRGPTSDGDLGVCVSAPGGAVAPVPTWTLQKRMLMNGTSMASPSACGGVALLVSAMKAEGLPVSPYSVRKALENTCVPVGELLADKLSTGQGLMQVDKAYEYIQKSKDIPSVWYKIKVNRSGKSTPSSRGIYLREASACQQSTEWSVQVEPQFREGASNLEELVPFEECIELHSTEKAVVMAPEYILLTHNGRSFNIVVDPTKLSDGLHYYEVYGVDCKAPWRGPIFRIPITITKPMTVNNHSPIVSFTRMSFQPGHIERRFMEVPLGATWVEATMRASGFDTARRFFVDTVQVCPLQRPIKWESVVTFSSPTAKSFAFPVVGGQTMELAIAQFWSSGIGSHETTAIDFEIVFHGIDINKEDIMLDGSEAPFRIDAQALLATEKLAPVAILNKIRVPYRPIDAKLSTLTVDRDKLPSGKQTLALTLSYKFKLEDASEIKPQVPLLNNRIYDNKFESQFYMISDTNKRVYAMGDVYPNSSKLPKGEYNLQLYLRHDNVQYLEKMKQLVLFVERNLEEKDVIRLNFFSEPDGPVMGNGTFKSSILVPGKKEAIYLGPPMKDKLPKNTPQGSVLLGAISYGKLSFAAQGEGRNPQKNPVSYQVSYIVPPNKVEVDEDKGKGSSSASSKSIFERLDEEVRDAKIKVFGSLKQETDEDRSEWKKLAASLKSEYPNYTLLLAKILEGLVSVSNVNDKVGHDEDIIRAADEVIDSIDRVELAKFFSLKNDPEEEEAEKIKKKMETTRDQLAEALYQKGLAMSDIEYLEDLTWIHVEVSDPFKSQNIGYKDTFSKVEQKAEAVTEGTKDADRPGDKSAAGVGSQEDLFEENFKELRKWVDVKSSKYGTLLVIRERRRGRLGTALKALNDMIQDDTDPPKKKFYELKLSLLDEIGWSHLAAYERQWMHVRFPSGLPLF; the protein is encoded by the exons ATGCAAAGCCCATTACAGATGAAAAACATAAATTGGGCCAATTACAAAACACCGTCGTTTTCACCGCAACAAACACTTTCTTCCTCTCTACTACTCATCACACTACACAAAAATCATTTCAATAAATTCAAATACTACAAAAGTAATAGAAGAACCAATCATTACAATAAAACTGCTATGCCTTGTTCCACTATTAGTACAGTCACTGGTGGTAGTGTTGCtagcggcggcggtggtggaGGCGGAGATGATAACGGCTCTCTTCGTAATTTCAAGCTAAACGAGTCTACTTTCTTAGCTTCACTTATGCCTAAGCGCGAGATTGCCGCCGATCGATTCATCGAGAAACATCCTCAGTTTGATGGACGTGGCGCTCTCATCGCAATCTTCG ATTCTGGAGTTGATCCTGCTGCTTCTGGATTACAAGTGACATCTGATGGAAAACCGAAGATTCTTGATGTTATCGACTG TACTGGAAGTGGTGATGTTGATGTTTCGAAAATTGTGAAAGCTGATGATGATGGTTGCATTCCCGGTGCTTCTG GAGCTTCTCTGGTTGTCAATTCTTCGTGGGAAAATCCTACCGGTGAATGGCATATTGGTTATAAGCTGGTTTATGAGCTTTTTACTGACACTTTAACTTCTCGTTTGAAG agagagagaaaaaagaagtgGGATGAGAAAAACCAGGAGGAAATTGCTAAGGCTGTAAAGCGTCTTGACGAATTTAATCAG AAATACTCAAACCCGGATGATGTAAATTTGAAGAAGCTTAAAGAAGACCTCCATAACAgaattgatttattaaaaaagcAAGCTGAT AGCTATGACGACAAGGGACCTGTCATTGATGCTGTTGTCTGGCATGATGGAGAATTATGGAGGGCTGCTCTTGACACACAAAGTCTTGAGGATGACCCAGACTGTGGAAAGCTTGCAAATTTCATACCCCTAACTAACTATAG AACTGAAAGGAAATTTGGAGTGTTCAGCAAGTTAGATGCCTGTTCATTTGTGCTTAATGTGTATGATGAGGGAAATGTCTTAAGCATAGTAACCGATTGCTCTCCTCATGGAACTCATGTTGCTGGTATTGCTTCTGCTTTCCACCCAAAG GAGCCATTATTGAATGGAGTTGCACCTGGAGCACAAGTAATATCATGCAAAATTGGAGACTCGCGTTTAGGTTCAATGGAGACTGGAACTGGCTTGACAAGGGCTCTCATTGCTGCTGTAGAG CATAAATGTGATCTCATCAACATGAGTTATGGAGAAGCTACTTTATTGCCTGATTATGGCCGTTTTGTCGACCTTGTTAATGAA GCAGTAAATAAACACGGTCTTATATTTGTAAGTAGTGCCGGTAATAGTGGTCCAGCATTAAACACTGTTGGTGCTCCTGGTGGTACAACTTCTAGCATTATAGGAGTTGGTGCATATGTCTCTCCTGCTATGGCTGTTGGTGCTCACAGTGTAGTTGAACCTCCTGCTGAAGGACTTGAATACACTTG GTCGAGCCGAGGACCAACATCTGATGGAGATCTTGGAGTCTGTGTAAGTGCTCCTGGTGGGGCTGTTGCACCTGTACCTACATGGACGCTTCAAAAACGTATGCTCATGAACGGAACATCAATGGCATCTCCATCTGCATGTGGTGGAGTCGCACTACTTGTTAGTGCGATGAAG GCTGAGGGTCTTCCAGTTAGCCCATATAGTGTAAGGAAGGCTCTTGAAAACACGTGTGTTCCCGTAGGTGAATTGCTGGCAGATAAACTATCCACTGGACAAGGGCTTATGCAAGTTGACAA GGCATATGAGTATATACAAAAGTCAAAGGATATTCCGAGTGTATGGTATAAAATAAAAGTCAATCGATCTGGAAAATCAA CTCCATCGTCACGAGGCATCTATTTGAGGGAGGCTAGTGCTTGTCAACAATCTACAGAG TGGAGTGTGCAAGTTGAACCCCAGTTTCGTGAAGGTGCTAGTAATTTGGAAGAGTTAGTTCCTTTTGAAGAGTGCATTGAGTTACATTCAACTGAAAAGGCAGTTGTGATGGCTCCTGAGTACATTCTCCTTACACACAATGGACGCAGCTTCAA CATTGTGGTTGATCCTACCAAGCTAAGTGACGGTTTACATTATTATGAAGTGTATGGAGTTGATTGCAAAGCACCATGGCGTGGTCCCATTTTCAGGATTCCAATTACCATAACAAAACCTATGACTGTGAACAATCATTCTCCTATTGTATCATTTACAAGGATGTCATTTCAGCCAG GTCATATAGAGAGGAGATTCATGGAAGTACCTCTTGGTGCTACTTGGGTTGAAGCAACCATGCGAGCTTCAGGATTTGATACTGCTCGACGCTTTTTTGTTGACACTGTTCAG GTTTGCCCCTTGCAAAGACCAATCAAGTGGGAGAGTGTGGTAACATTTTCTTCTCCTACTGCCAAAAGCTTTGCGTTTCCTGTTGTGGGCGGTCAAACAATGGAATTAGCTATTGCTCAGTTTTGGTCAAGTGGCATTGGAAGTCATGAAACCACTGCTATAGACTTTGAG ATTGTATTTCATGGAATTGACATCAATAAAGAGGATATAATGCTTGATGGGAGTGAAGCACCTTTCAGAATCGATGCTCAAGCTCTACTGGCAACTGAGAAACTTGCTCCTGTTGCCATTTTAAATAAG ATTAGAGTTCCATATCGACCAATTGATGCCAAACTTAGCACTCTCACTGTGGATCGGGACAAACTGCCCTCGGGAAAACAGACACTGGCACTAACATTATC ttacaaatttaaattggaGGATGCATCAGAAATAAAACCTCAAGTTCCATTGCTCAATAATCGCATATATGACAATAAATTTGAGTCACAGTTTTATATGATTTCAGACACTAACAAG CGCGTGTATGCAATGGGTGACGTCTATCCTAATTCATCAAAACTTCCTAAGGGTGAATACAACTTGCAGCTGTATCTGAG ACATGACAATGTGCAATATTTGGAAAAAATGAAACAATTGGTATTGTTTGTTGAGAGAAATTTAGAGGAAAAG GATgtgattcgattgaattttTTCTCTGAACCCGATGGGCCTGTGATGGGAAATGGTACTTTTAAATCCTCAATTTTAGTTCCAGG AAAGAAAGAAGCAATTTACTTGGGGCCACCAATGAAAGACAAGCTCCCGAAG AACACTCCACAAGGATCCGTCCTTCTGGGAGCAATCTCATATGGGAAGCTATCATTTGCTGCTCAGGGAGAAGGGAGGAATCCACAGAAAAACCCTGTATCATATCAAGTGTCCTATATAGTGCCTCCAAATAAGGTTGAA GTTGATGAGGATAAAGGAAAGGGGTCTTCTTCAGCTAGCTCTAAATCCATTTTCGAACGCCTAGATGAAGAG GTTCGAGATGCAAAGATTAAAGTATTTGGAAGCTTAAAACAAGAGACTGATGAAGACCGCTCTGAATGGAAAAAGCTGGCCGCCTCCCTTAAG TCTGAATATCCAAATTATACACTTCTGCTTGCAAAGATTTTGGAAGGATTGGTTTCTGTGAGCAACGTCAATGACAAAGTAGGCCATGATGAAGAT ATTATACGTGCAGCAGATGAAGTTATCGATAGTATCGACAGAGTTGAGCTAGCAAAATTCTTTTCCCTCAAGAATGATCCTGAAGAAGAGGAGGCAGAG AAAATTAAGAAGAAGATGGAGACAACACGAGATCAGTTAGCAGAGGCCCTGTATCAGAAAGGGCTGGCCATGTCTGATATTGAGTATTTAGAG GATTTGACATGGATACATGTTGAAGTGTCTGATCCATTCAAAAGTCAAAACATAGGATACAAGGACACATTTTCAAAGGTG GAACAGAAAGCTGAAGCTGTAACAGAAGGCACCAAAGACGCGGACAGGCCTGGTGACAAATCTGCAGCAGGTGTTGGTAGCCAGGAAGATTTATTTGAGGAGAACTTTAAAGAACTACGAAAATGGGTTGATGTGAAGTCCTCTAAGTACGGGACCCTCTTAGTGATACGGGAAAGACGGCGTGGAAGGCTCGGAACTGCACTTAAG GCATTGAATGATATGATTCAAGATGACACTGATCCTCCAAAGAAGAAGTTTTATGAATTGAAGCTCTCATTGCTTGATGAGATCGGGTGGAGTCATTTGGCAGCATATGAGAGACAGTGGATGCACGTGAGATTCCCGTCAGGCCTGCCTCTATTTTAA